One genomic window of Luteitalea pratensis includes the following:
- a CDS encoding cysteine desulfurase family protein: MSRLYFDAHATTPCDPQVVDAMLPFFSGQFGNAASLQHAYGWEAQQAVESARQHVADLVGARLRDVIFTSGATEANNLALCGVIDAVRAAGGRPRSATPDSRLGTPEPADGGGRPHGPRSESGPYRTPDPIPDSPVPSRDPHVLTVVTEHPAVLEPCADLESQGVRVTRVPVRPDGLVDVPGMAEAITPGTTVVSVMAGNNEIGVIQPLADIARLAHAAGAWFHTDASQAAGLVAIDMAAMGIDLLSCTAHKIYGPKGVGALVVRRASKVAIAPRQRGGGHERGLRSGTLNVPGIVGFGEAARLARARRLTDAARLATLRDRLWGRLQSALQDVHLRGAEQPRLPHNLNVGFDGLTGRDLVLGLTDVAVSPGAACASTSAEPSHVLMALGLSEPEARSSLRFGLLRTTTEAEVDELADRVIRLASALRSQRAAAR; this comes from the coding sequence GTGTCCCGCCTCTATTTCGACGCCCACGCGACCACACCCTGCGACCCGCAGGTGGTGGACGCGATGCTGCCGTTCTTCAGCGGACAGTTCGGCAACGCCGCAAGCCTCCAACATGCCTACGGGTGGGAGGCACAGCAGGCCGTCGAATCGGCCCGTCAGCACGTGGCGGACCTGGTCGGCGCCCGCCTGCGCGACGTGATCTTCACGAGCGGCGCCACCGAGGCCAACAATCTCGCCCTCTGCGGTGTAATCGACGCCGTTCGCGCTGCGGGCGGCCGACCCCGCTCGGCGACTCCCGACTCCCGACTTGGCACCCCGGAGCCGGCAGACGGAGGCGGACGTCCTCATGGGCCGCGCTCGGAGAGCGGGCCCTACCGGACTCCGGACCCGATTCCCGACTCCCCAGTCCCGAGTCGCGATCCCCATGTGCTGACGGTGGTGACCGAGCACCCGGCGGTCCTCGAGCCCTGCGCAGACCTCGAGTCGCAGGGCGTCCGGGTGACGCGCGTGCCCGTGCGTCCCGACGGGCTCGTCGACGTTCCCGGCATGGCCGAGGCCATCACGCCGGGCACGACCGTGGTCTCGGTGATGGCCGGCAACAACGAGATCGGCGTCATCCAGCCGCTCGCCGACATCGCGCGTCTCGCCCACGCGGCGGGGGCCTGGTTTCACACCGACGCATCACAGGCCGCAGGGTTGGTTGCCATCGACATGGCGGCGATGGGCATCGACCTGCTCTCGTGTACCGCACACAAGATCTACGGCCCGAAGGGCGTCGGCGCCCTGGTGGTCCGGAGGGCGTCGAAGGTCGCGATCGCGCCCCGCCAGCGCGGCGGCGGGCACGAGCGTGGCCTGCGCTCCGGCACCCTCAACGTGCCGGGCATCGTCGGGTTCGGCGAGGCGGCGCGCCTCGCGCGGGCTCGGCGTTTGACGGATGCGGCGCGCCTGGCGACGCTCCGCGACCGGTTGTGGGGACGATTGCAGTCGGCGTTGCAAGACGTGCACCTCCGCGGAGCCGAACAGCCGCGGCTGCCGCACAACCTCAACGTCGGGTTCGACGGCCTCACGGGACGCGACCTGGTGCTCGGGCTCACCGACGTCGCCGTGTCCCCCGGCGCGGCCTGTGCCTCCACATCAGCCGAGCCGTCGCATGTGCTGATGGCCCTCGGCCTGAGCGAGCCCGAGGCCCGGTCCTCGCTCCGTTTCGGTCTGCTGCGGACCACGACCGAGGCCGAGGTGGACGAGTTAGCCGACAGGGTCATTCGACTCGCCTCGGCACTTCGATCACAGCGCGCCGCGGCTCGATGA
- a CDS encoding c-type cytochrome — protein sequence MDRRGHGLIPTHARIRALTGGFMRFPSTRPSSVLGASLLAFGVLLVVRSAHPSAQVAPTAAAGASRLAHGEYLVKTGGCNDCHTPWKLGDNGPEPDMSKMLMGHPAGLVANDPPGLQLPWIGSASSTMTSWSGPWGRSYTANLTSDRETGIGAWTERQFIDTIRSGKHWGNGRPLLPTMPWPAFRNLADDDLAAIFAYLQTVPAIRNKVPDPVVAPGPPPEPLPTTKLLKVAPGQADPVSRGRYLVTAKGCGDCHTPMKMGSKGPEYDMTRMLSGFDARGAVPPMPPIEGAGEVYVLEPAFAGGWGMSFAANLTSDVETGLGSWTEQQFLDTLRNGRHQGRGRQLVPPMPWQIFGQMNDADLKAIFAYLRTVPAVKNKVPDPVAPAPSASSKR from the coding sequence GTGGATCGCCGAGGGCACGGGCTCATCCCCACACACGCGCGCATCCGCGCGCTGACCGGAGGCTTCATGCGGTTCCCGTCAACACGTCCATCGTCTGTCCTCGGCGCCAGCCTGCTCGCCTTCGGTGTGCTGCTGGTGGTGCGCAGCGCCCATCCGAGCGCCCAGGTGGCGCCCACGGCCGCCGCGGGTGCGTCGCGGCTGGCCCATGGCGAGTACCTCGTGAAGACGGGCGGCTGCAACGACTGCCACACGCCCTGGAAGTTGGGCGACAACGGTCCCGAGCCGGACATGTCGAAAATGCTGATGGGACATCCGGCCGGCCTTGTGGCAAACGATCCTCCGGGCCTGCAACTCCCCTGGATCGGCAGCGCGAGTTCGACGATGACCTCGTGGTCAGGTCCCTGGGGGCGCAGCTATACGGCCAACCTCACGTCCGATCGGGAGACCGGGATCGGGGCATGGACCGAGCGACAGTTCATCGACACCATTCGCAGCGGCAAGCACTGGGGTAACGGCCGGCCCCTGCTGCCGACGATGCCCTGGCCGGCGTTCCGCAACCTCGCCGACGATGACCTCGCGGCGATCTTCGCCTACCTGCAGACGGTTCCGGCGATCCGTAACAAGGTGCCGGACCCGGTGGTCGCGCCTGGCCCGCCGCCAGAGCCCCTGCCGACGACCAAGCTCCTGAAGGTCGCGCCCGGTCAAGCCGACCCAGTGTCGCGCGGGCGCTACCTGGTGACGGCCAAGGGGTGCGGCGACTGCCACACGCCGATGAAGATGGGCAGCAAGGGACCGGAATACGACATGACGCGCATGCTCTCCGGGTTCGACGCGCGCGGCGCGGTCCCGCCGATGCCACCCATCGAAGGCGCGGGGGAGGTCTACGTGCTCGAACCGGCGTTCGCTGGTGGGTGGGGGATGAGCTTCGCGGCCAACCTGACGTCCGATGTCGAGACCGGCCTCGGCAGCTGGACCGAGCAGCAGTTCCTCGACACCCTGCGCAATGGCCGCCACCAGGGCCGCGGCCGTCAGCTCGTGCCGCCGATGCCCTGGCAGATCTTCGGCCAGATGAACGATGCGGATCTGAAGGCGATTTTCGCGTATCTCCGCACGGTGCCGGCGGTCAAGAACAAGGTCCCTGACCCGGTTGCGCCAGCGCCCTCGGCGTCGTCGAAGCGATAG
- a CDS encoding HesB/IscA family protein, whose translation MYITLDAGRQIHKLLEKQGMQGGGLRVGVKAGGCSGLSYVFAWEPQPAEQDQVFEGPEDSRIYVDPKSYRLLEGTQIDYDTSLISKGFVVVNPKAKATCGCGTSFSLS comes from the coding sequence ATGTACATCACACTCGACGCCGGACGGCAGATACACAAGTTGCTCGAGAAACAGGGCATGCAGGGCGGTGGCCTGCGGGTGGGGGTGAAGGCGGGCGGGTGCAGCGGCCTGAGCTACGTCTTCGCGTGGGAACCGCAGCCGGCCGAGCAGGATCAGGTGTTCGAAGGCCCCGAAGACTCGCGCATCTATGTGGATCCGAAGAGCTATCGGCTCCTCGAGGGCACGCAGATCGACTACGACACCAGCCTCATCAGCAAGGGATTCGTGGTCGTCAACCCGAAAGCCAAGGCGACCTGCGGCTGTGGCACGTCGTTCTCCCTGAGCTAG
- a CDS encoding efflux RND transporter periplasmic adaptor subunit — protein sequence MDRAVARGGLSRRAWIGLVALVLLIVGGAFAWPTYRQLASVDRAMDASRMQIAPVTLGSLVRDASADGRIVSANAPTLFAATGGIVTLKVKAGDPVTRGQLLATIESPELRSKLTQEQSALESLDVALGRARIAAKQSDTRNASAIELAEVRLQGARRNLERARQTYEEGLLNKVDYERAQDDVQLAEVELKTAREARGLERETAEFEIRTQHLAHARQASLAEEVARQVTQLSLVAPFDGLIGAVNVQDRDAVGANQAVLTVVNLDAYEIEFSLPENEAAEAGPGTPVRVLYEGREYDGKVTAISPSVADSLVKGRAAFAGATPSTLRQNQRVSLRLLFETRPRVLMLPRGAFLQSGGGRLAYVVREDVAIRTPIATGARSLSHVEVTDGLREGDQVIVSDTSEFTGAERILLRNR from the coding sequence ATGGACCGCGCGGTCGCGCGCGGCGGGCTGTCGCGGCGGGCCTGGATCGGGCTGGTTGCCCTCGTGCTGCTGATCGTCGGCGGCGCCTTCGCCTGGCCCACGTACCGTCAGCTGGCCTCAGTGGACCGCGCGATGGACGCGTCGCGCATGCAGATCGCTCCGGTCACCCTCGGTAGTCTCGTACGCGATGCCTCCGCCGACGGGCGCATCGTCTCGGCCAACGCGCCGACGCTGTTTGCGGCCACCGGCGGCATCGTGACGCTCAAGGTGAAGGCGGGCGACCCGGTGACACGAGGCCAGTTGCTGGCCACGATCGAGAGCCCCGAGTTGCGCAGCAAGCTCACCCAGGAACAGAGCGCGCTCGAATCGCTGGACGTCGCGCTCGGCCGCGCCCGCATCGCGGCCAAGCAGAGCGACACGCGCAACGCCAGCGCCATCGAGCTCGCCGAGGTGCGCCTTCAGGGTGCCAGGCGCAACCTCGAACGCGCGCGGCAGACCTACGAAGAGGGACTGCTGAACAAGGTCGACTACGAGCGGGCGCAGGACGACGTGCAGTTGGCAGAGGTGGAGCTCAAAACCGCCCGTGAGGCCCGGGGACTGGAACGCGAGACCGCCGAATTCGAGATCCGCACCCAGCACCTGGCCCACGCACGACAGGCCTCGCTCGCTGAAGAAGTCGCGCGCCAGGTCACGCAGCTGTCACTGGTGGCGCCGTTCGACGGGCTCATCGGCGCCGTGAACGTGCAGGATCGCGATGCGGTCGGCGCCAACCAGGCCGTGCTGACCGTGGTCAATCTCGACGCCTACGAAATCGAGTTCAGCCTGCCCGAGAACGAGGCGGCCGAGGCCGGCCCCGGCACTCCGGTCCGCGTGCTCTACGAAGGCCGGGAGTATGACGGCAAGGTCACCGCGATCTCGCCGTCTGTTGCCGACAGCCTTGTCAAAGGCCGCGCCGCCTTTGCCGGCGCAACACCCTCGACATTGCGTCAGAACCAAAGGGTGTCCCTGCGTCTGCTCTTCGAGACGCGGCCGCGCGTCCTGATGCTGCCGCGCGGGGCGTTCCTCCAGAGCGGTGGCGGTCGCCTCGCGTATGTCGTCCGCGAGGACGTGGCGATACGGACGCCGATCGCAACCGGCGCCCGCAGCCTGTCGCACGTGGAGGTCACCGACGGCCTGCGCGAGGGCGACCAGGTCATCGTCTCCGACACGAGTGAGTTCACGGGAGCAGAACGCATCCTGCTCCGCAACCGCTGA
- a CDS encoding D-arabinono-1,4-lactone oxidase yields the protein MDFAKTYYNTRGYRSNLLYVGYWIAQDRQALLSYSWDGNVMTIDPVSTGNSGWKDFLTDYNTFCMERDGKPLFNQTFGLTRAIVVHAFGERLQTMREACHQFDPQGRLMNDYFRSLLT from the coding sequence GTGGACTTTGCCAAGACCTACTACAACACTCGGGGATATCGCTCCAATCTGCTCTATGTCGGCTACTGGATCGCGCAGGACCGACAGGCGCTGCTGTCCTATTCCTGGGACGGCAACGTCATGACGATCGATCCTGTCTCGACGGGCAACAGCGGCTGGAAGGACTTCCTCACGGACTACAACACGTTCTGCATGGAGCGCGATGGAAAGCCTTTGTTCAATCAGACGTTCGGATTGACCAGGGCGATTGTCGTCCATGCATTCGGGGAGCGACTCCAGACCATGCGGGAGGCCTGTCACCAGTTCGATCCACAGGGCAGGCTGATGAACGATTACTTCCGCAGTCTGCTCACCTGA
- a CDS encoding cation:proton antiporter: protein MRLLALAIILGTTAVVTSVAATAERGGGPGTALAIGFALIAASLTGELFERFRLPRISGYLFFGVVCGPYASAILTPAMARELQVVNGVAIALIAFIAGLEINFVRLRPQLRAMLTMGGVMIALMWVSLTVLFFIAWRWLPIAPDVVGLPRLALAMLVATVTVSFSPTVSIAVITESRARGPLSELVLALVVLADLMLILLFTLSMEGVRFALGSGQAGHGILSGLAWEIFGSFAFGGIVGACFAFYLRYVRREVTIVLLGVAILLSQVGGALHFEPLLAALGAGLVVENIAPPEGDALRLAVERGALPILVLFFAAAGANLHLGALAEVGVFAVAIAALRMALIHATAKVGARVAGLGGEPPALAWMGLVSQAGVTLGLAILINAEFPDWGGKLYALIVSMITLHETIGPILFRAALTRAGEVGRMDLETGEHRTPVVETPA, encoded by the coding sequence ATGCGCCTGCTCGCGCTCGCGATCATCCTCGGCACGACGGCCGTGGTGACGAGCGTCGCGGCGACGGCGGAACGCGGGGGTGGCCCCGGGACGGCGCTCGCCATCGGGTTCGCGTTGATTGCCGCGTCGCTGACCGGCGAACTGTTCGAGCGGTTCCGCCTGCCACGCATCTCGGGCTACCTGTTCTTCGGCGTCGTCTGCGGTCCGTATGCGAGCGCGATCCTCACGCCTGCCATGGCGCGCGAGCTGCAGGTCGTCAACGGCGTCGCCATCGCCCTCATCGCATTCATCGCCGGCCTCGAGATCAACTTCGTACGTCTGCGACCGCAACTGCGCGCGATGTTGACGATGGGCGGCGTGATGATCGCGCTGATGTGGGTGTCGCTGACGGTGCTGTTCTTCATCGCGTGGCGATGGCTGCCGATCGCCCCTGATGTCGTCGGACTGCCACGGCTCGCGCTGGCCATGCTCGTGGCCACCGTCACCGTGAGCTTCTCGCCGACGGTGAGCATTGCGGTGATCACCGAGAGCCGTGCCCGCGGCCCGCTGTCCGAGCTCGTGCTCGCACTGGTCGTCCTCGCCGACCTGATGCTGATCCTGCTGTTCACGCTGTCGATGGAGGGCGTCCGCTTCGCCCTCGGCAGCGGCCAGGCAGGCCACGGCATCCTCTCCGGACTGGCGTGGGAGATCTTCGGATCCTTTGCCTTCGGCGGCATCGTCGGCGCGTGTTTCGCGTTCTACCTGCGCTACGTGAGGCGCGAAGTGACGATCGTGCTGCTCGGCGTGGCGATCCTGCTCAGCCAGGTCGGTGGCGCACTGCATTTCGAACCGCTGCTGGCCGCGCTCGGCGCCGGACTCGTTGTCGAGAACATCGCACCACCCGAAGGGGACGCGCTCCGCCTCGCGGTGGAACGAGGGGCGTTGCCGATCCTGGTGCTGTTCTTCGCGGCGGCTGGTGCGAACCTGCACCTCGGCGCACTCGCGGAAGTCGGGGTGTTCGCGGTCGCCATCGCAGCGCTGCGCATGGCCCTCATCCATGCGACGGCAAAGGTCGGCGCGCGCGTCGCGGGCCTTGGCGGCGAGCCGCCCGCACTGGCGTGGATGGGACTGGTATCACAAGCCGGCGTGACGCTCGGGCTCGCGATCCTGATCAACGCGGAGTTCCCGGACTGGGGCGGCAAGCTCTATGCACTGATCGTGTCGATGATCACGCTGCACGAGACCATCGGCCCGATCCTGTTCCGGGCTGCGCTGACGCGCGCCGGCGAGGTGGGGCGGATGGATCTGGAGACCGGGGAACACAGGACGCCGGTCGTTGAAACGCCCGCCTGA
- a CDS encoding four helix bundle protein, with amino-acid sequence MSELPRQDLVARARVFSVRLLKVCEGLFRDPGCSRRFVENLAAAGTAIGQNLSEAQSSMSRRQMAQCYRVALRESREARHSLQIVHDLHKGDASEVAWLAGEANEFIAMLVTSVRRLDEPADRDGSLR; translated from the coding sequence ATGTCCGAGTTGCCACGCCAGGATCTCGTTGCCCGGGCGCGGGTGTTTTCGGTGCGTTTGCTCAAGGTTTGCGAGGGGTTGTTTCGCGATCCCGGGTGTTCGCGGCGGTTCGTGGAGAACCTGGCCGCTGCAGGAACTGCCATCGGGCAGAATCTGAGCGAAGCACAATCGTCAATGTCCCGCCGCCAGATGGCACAGTGCTATCGCGTGGCGCTACGCGAATCGCGCGAAGCCAGGCACTCGCTGCAGATCGTCCATGACCTCCACAAGGGCGACGCTTCGGAGGTTGCGTGGCTCGCCGGCGAGGCCAACGAGTTCATCGCCATGCTCGTGACCTCCGTCCGCCGTCTCGACGAACCCGCCGACCGCGACGGCAGCCTCAGGTGA
- the moeB gene encoding molybdopterin-synthase adenylyltransferase MoeB, with amino-acid sequence MSHTVHIPTPLRQYTDKLDTVHIDGTTVGDLLAQLTTTYPELKKHLYNEQGKLRHFVNIYVNDEDIRYLQKEQTALGTADTISIIPSVAGGSQAAPAELPALEQEELARYSRHLILPEVGVEGQKKLKAARVLCVGAGGLGSPVLLYLAAAGIGRIGIVDFDVVDLSNLQRQVAHGTSDIGRRKLDSARDAVLAINPHVQVDLYETALSSQNALELFAPYDIIIDGTDNFPTRYLVNDACVLLGKPNAYGSIFRFEGQASVFATKDGPCYRCLYPEPPPPGLVPSCAEGGVLGVLPGIIGVIQATEAIKLILGTGEPLIGRFLIYDALRMKFRELKLRRDPECPVCGDHPTVKALIDYEQFCGLKPAPGAAAAHSTEVPAITVEQLKQRLDRGDDLVILDVREPFEVDIVRIEGSTVIPLGELPRRIGELDRTRDLVVQCKVGGRSAKAVALLREQGFDRAVNLTGGILAWVDRIEPGKAKY; translated from the coding sequence GTGTCGCACACCGTTCACATCCCCACGCCGCTTCGCCAATACACCGACAAGCTCGACACGGTGCACATCGACGGGACGACCGTCGGCGACCTCCTTGCGCAGCTGACGACGACGTATCCGGAGCTGAAGAAGCACCTGTACAACGAACAGGGCAAGCTGCGGCACTTCGTCAACATCTACGTCAACGACGAGGACATCCGCTACCTGCAGAAGGAGCAGACGGCACTCGGGACCGCCGACACGATCAGCATCATCCCGTCGGTGGCCGGTGGCAGCCAGGCGGCGCCGGCGGAATTGCCGGCCCTCGAACAGGAGGAGCTGGCGCGTTACAGCCGGCACCTGATCCTTCCGGAAGTAGGCGTCGAGGGGCAGAAGAAGCTCAAGGCGGCGAGGGTGCTGTGCGTCGGGGCCGGTGGTCTCGGCTCGCCGGTGCTGCTCTATCTCGCCGCGGCCGGCATCGGTCGCATCGGTATCGTCGACTTCGACGTCGTCGATCTCAGCAACCTGCAGCGGCAGGTCGCGCACGGGACGTCCGACATCGGCCGGCGCAAGCTGGATTCCGCGCGCGACGCGGTGCTCGCGATCAACCCGCACGTGCAGGTCGATCTCTACGAGACGGCTCTTTCGTCGCAGAACGCGCTCGAACTGTTCGCGCCGTACGACATCATCATCGACGGCACCGACAACTTCCCGACGCGTTACCTCGTGAACGACGCGTGCGTGCTGCTCGGGAAACCGAATGCCTACGGAAGCATCTTCCGCTTCGAGGGACAGGCGTCGGTGTTCGCGACCAAGGACGGCCCGTGCTACCGCTGCCTCTATCCCGAGCCGCCGCCTCCGGGGCTCGTGCCGAGTTGCGCCGAGGGCGGTGTCCTGGGCGTGCTGCCGGGGATCATCGGCGTGATTCAGGCGACCGAGGCGATCAAGCTGATTCTCGGTACCGGTGAGCCGCTCATCGGCCGGTTCCTGATCTACGACGCGTTGCGGATGAAGTTCCGCGAGCTCAAGCTCCGGCGCGATCCGGAGTGCCCGGTGTGCGGCGACCACCCGACGGTGAAGGCGCTGATCGACTACGAGCAGTTCTGCGGCCTCAAGCCCGCGCCGGGTGCCGCGGCGGCGCACAGCACGGAGGTTCCCGCCATCACCGTGGAACAGCTGAAGCAGCGCCTCGATCGCGGCGACGACCTCGTCATCCTCGACGTGCGTGAGCCGTTCGAGGTGGACATCGTCCGGATCGAGGGTTCGACGGTGATCCCGCTCGGGGAACTGCCCAGACGCATCGGCGAACTCGATCGCACGCGCGACCTCGTCGTGCAGTGCAAGGTCGGCGGCCGCAGCGCCAAGGCCGTCGCGCTTCTGCGCGAACAGGGCTTCGACCGCGCCGTCAACCTCACCGGCGGCATCCTCGCCTGGGTCGACAGGATTGAGCCGGGCAAGGCGAAATACTAG
- a CDS encoding ABC transporter ATP-binding protein: MLSMSRIRKVYRTQLVETYALDEITLEVDTGEFVAVMGRSGSGKTTFLNVAGLLDTFDAGTYHLDGEDVSRLSDSAMSRIRNEKIGFIFQSFNLIPDLDVFDNVDVPLRYRRLPAKERKARVERAVEMVGLSSRLRHLPAQLSGGQQQRVAIARVLAGDPKLILADEPTGNLDTLMSREVMDLLERIHEQGTTIVMVTHSPECAARAPRHIHLLDGKVLDTDADAELFAERTMPSLAAAIQ, from the coding sequence ATGCTCTCCATGTCCCGCATCCGCAAGGTCTATCGCACCCAGTTGGTCGAGACTTACGCTCTCGACGAGATCACCCTCGAAGTGGACACCGGTGAATTCGTCGCCGTCATGGGCCGCTCGGGCTCGGGCAAGACCACGTTCCTCAACGTCGCCGGCCTGCTCGACACGTTCGATGCCGGCACCTATCACCTTGACGGCGAAGACGTCAGCCGCCTCTCCGACAGCGCCATGTCGCGCATCCGCAACGAGAAGATCGGGTTCATCTTCCAGTCCTTCAACCTGATTCCGGATCTCGACGTCTTCGACAACGTCGACGTGCCCCTGCGCTATCGCCGCCTGCCGGCGAAGGAGCGCAAGGCCCGCGTCGAACGCGCCGTCGAGATGGTGGGGTTGTCTTCCCGTCTGCGGCACCTCCCGGCGCAGCTCTCGGGCGGGCAGCAGCAGCGGGTGGCCATCGCGCGCGTCCTCGCCGGCGACCCGAAGCTGATCCTGGCCGACGAGCCCACGGGCAACCTGGACACGTTGATGTCGCGCGAAGTGATGGACCTCCTCGAACGCATCCACGAGCAGGGCACGACGATCGTCATGGTGACCCACTCGCCCGAGTGCGCGGCCCGCGCGCCCCGGCACATCCACCTGCTCGACGGCAAGGTGCTCGACACCGACGCCGACGCCGAGCTCTTCGCCGAGCGGACGATGCCGAGCCTCGCGGCGGCCATCCAGTAG
- a CDS encoding ABC transporter permease: MLLHNIWIAWKSLRRSPTLSVLIVACIALGIAFATTFAAVRHAFTKHPLPDKEQVLRYIRLDNWDPRQAYPGDRPDALPPQISYRDAMALKRSTLPVRQTASFRARLTVIPNPAVARPTREEVRLAEADFFEMFQVPFRHGGAWTREADSKLEQVIVLSETLNERLFGGRNSVGQSLRIENRDFRIVGVLAGWQPTVRMYDMTGSALSEPEAVFMPFGLVVPMEIRTAGNSDGWGTRSGTGVAAFLNSETSWLQFWVELRSPKDDAAYRSFIESYITEQKKVGRYGRPMNYRVSSIKALMEDFNIAPKETFALLMVGLLFLAVAAVNLIGLLLGKFLARANEVGVRRALGASRRDVFLQHLVECQVVAILGGIIGVVLSGLSLRVLNGFMLDMTNRAGLFSLDARMLLLALGLSILAGLISGVYPAWRICRLAPANHLKA, from the coding sequence ATGCTGCTGCACAACATCTGGATTGCCTGGAAGAGCCTCAGGCGGAGCCCGACGCTGTCGGTGCTGATCGTCGCGTGCATCGCGCTCGGTATCGCCTTCGCGACGACCTTTGCCGCCGTGCGGCACGCATTCACGAAGCACCCCCTGCCGGACAAGGAGCAGGTGCTCCGCTACATCCGTCTCGACAACTGGGATCCGCGGCAGGCCTACCCTGGCGACCGTCCCGATGCGCTGCCGCCGCAGATCAGCTATCGCGATGCGATGGCGCTCAAACGGTCGACGCTCCCCGTGCGCCAGACGGCGAGCTTCCGCGCCCGGCTCACGGTGATCCCGAACCCGGCCGTCGCCCGCCCCACCCGCGAGGAGGTGCGGCTCGCCGAGGCGGATTTCTTCGAGATGTTCCAGGTGCCGTTCCGCCACGGCGGGGCATGGACACGCGAAGCCGACAGCAAGCTCGAACAGGTGATCGTGCTGTCCGAGACGCTCAACGAACGATTGTTCGGCGGCCGCAACAGCGTCGGGCAGTCGCTGCGCATCGAAAACCGCGACTTCCGCATCGTCGGCGTGCTGGCCGGCTGGCAGCCGACCGTGCGCATGTACGACATGACCGGCAGCGCGCTCAGCGAGCCCGAAGCGGTGTTCATGCCGTTCGGGCTGGTCGTGCCGATGGAGATCCGGACCGCTGGCAACAGCGACGGGTGGGGCACCCGGTCGGGCACCGGCGTCGCGGCCTTCCTCAACTCGGAAACGAGCTGGCTGCAGTTCTGGGTCGAGCTCCGGTCTCCGAAAGACGACGCCGCCTACCGCTCGTTCATCGAGAGTTACATCACCGAACAGAAGAAGGTCGGCAGGTACGGACGGCCGATGAACTATCGCGTCTCGAGCATCAAGGCGTTGATGGAGGACTTCAACATCGCGCCCAAGGAGACCTTCGCGCTGTTGATGGTCGGCCTGCTGTTCCTGGCGGTGGCCGCGGTCAACCTGATCGGCCTGTTGCTCGGCAAGTTCCTCGCACGCGCCAACGAGGTCGGCGTGCGTCGCGCGCTCGGCGCCTCCCGTCGCGACGTGTTCCTCCAGCACCTCGTCGAATGCCAGGTCGTTGCGATCCTTGGCGGGATCATCGGCGTGGTGCTCTCCGGCCTGTCGCTGCGCGTGCTCAACGGGTTCATGCTCGACATGACCAACCGCGCCGGGCTGTTTTCGCTGGACGCCCGCATGCTGCTGCTTGCACTGGGCCTGTCCATCCTCGCCGGGCTGATCTCCGGCGTCTATCCCGCGTGGCGGATCTGCCGCCTCGCGCCCGCCAACCACCTGAAGGCCTGA
- a CDS encoding RrF2 family transcriptional regulator, whose product MLRLSKKTDYALMAMKHLALHGDRGASSAREIAEQYDIPAELMAKVLQRLVRRGLLLSHQGTRGGYQLARPATLMSVADVIQAVDGPLTVTACSTDDHACDQYTKCSVRDPLWRIKDRILTALAACTLAEIVDDTSVPTIPVTLSRRTPAPVTER is encoded by the coding sequence ATGCTCCGCCTCTCCAAGAAGACCGACTACGCCCTGATGGCCATGAAGCATCTCGCGCTTCATGGGGACCGCGGCGCATCGAGTGCCCGGGAGATCGCCGAGCAGTACGACATTCCTGCGGAATTGATGGCCAAGGTGCTGCAGCGACTCGTGCGGCGGGGCCTCCTGCTCTCGCATCAGGGCACCCGCGGCGGCTATCAGCTCGCGCGCCCGGCGACGCTGATGTCGGTCGCGGACGTGATCCAGGCCGTCGACGGCCCGCTCACCGTGACCGCCTGCTCGACCGACGACCACGCCTGCGACCAGTACACGAAATGCAGCGTGCGTGACCCGCTCTGGCGCATCAAGGACCGCATCCTCACCGCCCTTGCCGCCTGCACGCTTGCCGAAATCGTGGACGACACCAGCGTGCCGACCATTCCGGTGACGCTCTCGCGCCGTACACCTGCGCCCGTCACCGAACGCTGA